In the Cheilinus undulatus linkage group 19, ASM1832078v1, whole genome shotgun sequence genome, one interval contains:
- the xkr9 gene encoding XK-related protein 9, protein MLQADSQYTKLRWLLTLVGLFFYVVDIGTDVALALTYLQQEQYVWTGLTVLFVLAGLFVTQTFSYVWYRDDMKDVAQKPEEKTTISSMSTGGLAALHLFGMGIFTRYFLLLKDAFSVVWTKSNFYTQEEIREVNHRLFCQATDLSMLKLFEAFLESVPQLLLQLYIVLSLDECSFMQYLSMAFSFFNIAWSLVDYRRCLRRSLPHIGEMPSGIPTIIYLLYKFCTITSHIFSYTLLLILSTYSTVAITLMWLFWTTWAHFLRTDFCSSRGLELLYRAVVGVILTFTFFNVKGQDTRVAMTLYYMFYSLVNVSAPLLLSLLGPELQTVTFLLTVSAIIYGGLLLGLVCLVLFYLLLHPREKCREADEVDGLEGETQTTRRIRNFLQP, encoded by the exons ATGCTTCAGGCGGACAGTCAGTACACCAAACTGCGCTGGTTGCTAACCCTGGTTGGACTCTTCTTCTATGTAGTGGACATTGGGACAGACGTGGCGCTGGCACTGACATACCTCCAACAGGAGCAGTATGTGTGGACTGGACTGACTGTACTGTTTGTTCTGGCTGGGCTGTTTGTGACGCAGACCTTTAGCTATGTCTGGTACAGAGACGACATGAAGGATGTTGCTCAGAAGCCTGAGGAGAAAACAACCATATCCAGCATGTCTACAGGTGGACTCGCTGCTCTGCATCTGTTTGGCATGGGCATCTTCACCAG GTACTTTCTCCTGCTGAAAGATGCCTTCAGTGTGGTTTGGACTAAATCAAATTTCTACACACAAGAAGAAATCAGAGAGGTGAACCACAGACTGTTTTGCCAGGCGACCGATCTGAGCATGCTCAAACTGTTTGAAGCTTTCCTGGAGAGCGTCCCCCAGCTTCTCCTACAGCTCTACATAGTGCTGAGTCTGGATGAGTGTTCATTCATGCAGT ATTTATCCATGGCGTTCTCCTTCTTTAACATCGCCTGGTCCCTGGTTGACTATCGCCGCTGCCTGCGCAGATCTCTCCCCCACATCGGTGAGATGCCCTCTGGCATCCCCACCATCATCTACCTCCTCTACAAATTCTGCACCATCACCAGCCACATTTTCAGCTACACCCTCCTCCTCATACTGAGCACCTACAGCACAGTGGCCATCACCCTCATGTGGCTGTTTTGGACAACCTGGGCACATTTTCTTCGAACCGACTTCTGCTCCTCCAGAGGCCTGGAGCTTCTGTACCGGGCCGTTGTCGGTGTCATCCTCACGTTCACATTTTTCAACGTTAAAGGACAGGACACCAGAGTAGCTATGACACTTTACTACATGTTCTATTCTCTTGTGAACGTTTCAGCTCCTTTGCTGCTGAGTTTGTTGGGTCCAGAGCTGCAGACAGTCACATTTCTGCTGACAGTCAGTGCGATCATTTATGGAGGTTTGCTGCTGGGGCTGGTGTGTCTCGTGCTCTTCTACCTCCTCTTACATCCCAGGGAGAAGTGTCGAGAAGCAGACGAGGTGGACGGCCTGGAAGGGGAAACACAGACCACAAGGAGAATAAGGAACTTTTTACAGCCTTGA
- the tram1 gene encoding translocating chain-associated membrane protein 1: MGIRKKTNKNPPVLSHEFVIQNHADIVSCVAMVFLLGLIFEVTSKFAVLFITVQYNVTISTNEGPEETAVNHFHHGIKDLATIFFYMLVAIIMHAIIQEYVLDKINRKKHFSKTKHSKFNESGQLSAFYLFSFGWGASILLSENFLSNPVTLWEDYPHTLMPFQMKFYYICQLSYWLHSLPELYFQKTKKEDIPRQLVYIFLYLVHIAGAYILNLNRLGLVLLVLHYFIELLFHVSRLIYFSNENRQTGFTIWAVLFVLGRLLTLSLSVLTVGFGLANAENQGFDWAAGNFNVIFIRITVLAAICLTQAFMMWKFINFQLRRWREHAQAQSLKKKQLPSKSKSKKDKANGVNGVNSHGADSPRARKEKSS, translated from the exons ATGGGGATCCGGAAAAAGACCAACAAAAACCCGCCGGTGCTGAGCCATGAGTTTGTCATCCAGAACCATGCAGATATTGTTTCCTGTGTTGCTATGGTGTTCCTCCTCGGGCTCATTTTTGAG GTCACCTCCAAGTTTGCAGTGTTATTCATAACAGTCCAGTACAATGTCACCATATCAACAAACG AGGGCCCAGAGGAGACGGCTGTGAACCACTTCCACCACGGCATCAAAGACCTCGCCACCATCTTCTTCTACATGTTGGTCGCCATCATCATGCACGCCATCATCCAGGAGTATGTGCTTGAT AAAATCAACAGGAAGAAGCACTTCTCCAAAACGAAGCACAGCAAGTTCAACGAGTCAGGGCAGCTCAGCGCTTTCTACTTGTTCTCCTTTGGCTGGGGCGCTAGCATCCTTCTTTCA GAAAACTTCCTGTCCAATCCCGTCACCTTATGGGAGGATTATCCTCATACACTGATGCc ATTCCAGATGAAATTCTACTACATTTGTCAGCTGAGCTACTGGTTGCACTCTCTCCCTGAGCTGTATTTCCAAAAGACAAAGAAG GAGGATATTCCTCGCCAGCTTGTGTACATTTTCCTCTACCTGGTCCACATCGCCGGCGCCTACATTCTGAA TCTGAACCGCCTGGGTCTGGTCCTGCTCGTGTTGCACTACTTTATCGAGCTGCTGTTCCACGTTTCCCGCCTCATCTACTTCAGCAATGAGAACAGACAGACGGG TTTCACCATATGGGCTGTATTGTTTGTCCTTGGACGGCTGCTCACTCTGTCCCTGTCTGTCCTAACCGTGGGCTTTGGCCTCGCCAACGCTGAGAATCAAGGCTTTGACTGGGCGGCAGGAAACTTCAACGTTATTTTCATTCG GATAACTGTCCTGGCAGCCATCTGCCTCACTCAGGCTTTCATGATGTGGAAATTTATCAACTTCCAGCTGCGTCGATGGAGAGAGCACGCCCAGGCTCAGAGCTTGAAAAAGAAACAGCTTCCTTCCAAGAGCAAatcaaagaaagacaaag CCAATGGAGTAAATGGAGTAAACTCTCACGGAGCTGATTCACCGAGAGCAAGAAAAGAGAAGTCATCATAA